In Lactuca sativa cultivar Salinas chromosome 5, Lsat_Salinas_v11, whole genome shotgun sequence, the DNA window TTCTACAAGTTACAGTAAGTTCTAATGCAAcgctaaaccctaatttctttcTTTGATCCTTCATGATTCTTGATATGAAAAAGAGAACTTAATTCCTTCCGCATTTCCTATATCTGCATCATTGCATGTTCTGAAGTTTGATTTCGTAAAGTTCCACCTCTAATCCTCTATTTGTCTGAATTATCACAGGGATTTCTGAAATATCTTGTGACGTGCTGAACTTTTAAAGAGGTAACTAATTCTCGTTTCGATCTGCATTTTATTCTTTTATACGATCGATAACAGTTTATATGTTCATACGATTTCATTTTCATTGTTCCTTACTCATCAGATGTATTAGCGTTGCGATTTAGATCGTTCACATCAAAATTCGAGCGAACTTACTGAAGAATTTGGATTTCGTCTCCTTGATATTCAATCTTCTGGACCTGAAAATTTTCGCGTCTAATTCTTTTGCAGAAAATTTGTCGGTTTAAATGGATCTGAAAAGCCTTAGAGAAGAATTTGATCGAGTTGCCAAGAACCAAGAACTTTCCACGACTAAATACCACCAACTGATTGATAAGATTGAAGATGAAATTAATAGCGCAATCACCGACCTTCAATCTGCAGCGGACGACACCTCCTCTATCGATCATAAATCAGTGATCAATCACCTGATAGACAAGCTCGCTGCATATAGTGTAAAAGAACAGTTCAAGATGATGAAGAAGGACCTACAAGTTGATCTTGAAAACTACCCAAAAATCTTGGGCAAATTCTTTGAGACAGATATATCAAAAGCATACATAAACGTGGAGTTTGACTCGCAAATAGTCAACCAGATGATTCTAAACCTACTTTACCATGAACGTCGCTTTGATGTCGCAGATATTTTGTTAAACGAATCTCAAGAACCCGATATTTTTCGGGTAAGAAGTAAATATTCAGAAATGCATGAGATTCTTGACGCATTGAAAGCTAGAAATCTGGAACCTGCTCTGAGTTGGATGTGTGTTAACCGTCAGAAACTTCACCAGGCTGGGTCAAAGCTTGAGTTTGATCTCCGGCGACTTCAATTCTTGGAGATTTTTAAAGCAAACCGATCGGAGGCAAACAACTTTGCCCAAACTCACCTTTCCCCATTTGCTTCAATTCGCAGTAATGAGTTTTTACAAATCACGGGCTGCTTATTATGGCCGGGAGATCTCGAAGCTTCACCATATTCCGACTTACTATCGCCGGAAAAATGGACGGAGGTGAGCCAAGAGCTGATGGTCCAATTCTATAGTTCTATGGGGATGTCCTTGAAGAACCATTTGGCGGTGACTGTGGAGGCCGGAGCTCAAGGGCTGCCGACCTTTTTGGAGTTTGCTAATCTGGCGATGATCAGTAGGGAGGAATGGGCGGCAATGAAGGAGCCTCCGGTGGATGTGGAGTTGGGAAGAGAGTTTCAGTTTCATTCGGTTTTTGTTTGTCCGGTGACCTGGGAACAAAGCGATAAAAAGAATCCGGCGGTGATGTTGCCTTGTGGTCATGTTTTTAGTTGGCGATTCATTAGGAATGTGTCGAACCAATGGAGACAGGTGTTTAAATGTCCGACTTGTTCTGTTCTTGATGTGTCGGCTGCTCAGTGCCGGCAATTGTTTTTGTGAATGTTGGATTTGAGTCGATGTTTTTGTTGTTTGGAAGCGGGTTAGGGACATTGTATTGTATAGCATGCATGCCTTTAAAATTGTTGCAAAAGACTTCAAATTTTTGTTCAATTCTTCGACATAGTTTTGTGTTCACCACTTTTGTAACATGGAATGGAAAAAAGTGTTACGAAAAGAGTAgtttctttttgtattttttgcCTCAATACAAATGT includes these proteins:
- the LOC111913299 gene encoding protein RMD5 homolog yields the protein MDLKSLREEFDRVAKNQELSTTKYHQLIDKIEDEINSAITDLQSAADDTSSIDHKSVINHLIDKLAAYSVKEQFKMMKKDLQVDLENYPKILGKFFETDISKAYINVEFDSQIVNQMILNLLYHERRFDVADILLNESQEPDIFRVRSKYSEMHEILDALKARNLEPALSWMCVNRQKLHQAGSKLEFDLRRLQFLEIFKANRSEANNFAQTHLSPFASIRSNEFLQITGCLLWPGDLEASPYSDLLSPEKWTEVSQELMVQFYSSMGMSLKNHLAVTVEAGAQGLPTFLEFANLAMISREEWAAMKEPPVDVELGREFQFHSVFVCPVTWEQSDKKNPAVMLPCGHVFSWRFIRNVSNQWRQVFKCPTCSVLDVSAAQCRQLFL